In Dehalococcoidia bacterium, the genomic window ACGCGCTCCTCCGTCACTTCCACCGCCGCGCCCATGGACCTGAGCGCGTCGATCACGCCGGTCCGGGTCGGGTTGACGCCGACGGCCGGCAGCGTGATCTCCGCGTCTCGGTGGGCTGCGGCAAGCACCATCCAGAACGCCGCCGCGCTGATGTCTCCCGGGACTCGCAGGTCAACCGGGTTCAGGCTCTCGGCCGGGCTCACATGGATCGTGGTGCCGTCGGCCATGACGTGCGCGCCCATGGCCCGCAGCATGCGCTCGGTGTGGTCGCGCGAAGTCATTGGCTCGATGATCGTGCTGGCAGAGTCCGCATAGAGCGCGGCGAGGATCAGGGAAGACTTCACCTGCGCGCTTGCCACCGGCGTGCGATAGGTGCAGCCGAACAGTCCGCCGCCGAGGATGGCGATCGGCGCGTAGTCTCGGTCGCGGGCGAGGCAGGTCGCGCCCATCGCTCGCAGTGGCTCCAGGACGCGCCCCATCGGACGGCGGCGCAGCGACTCATCGCCCGTGAGCACGGAGAAGAATGGCTGGCCCGCCAGCAGGCCCGCGAGCAGGCGCATCGTGGTCCCGGAATTGCCGGAATCGAGCACGTTAGCCGGCTCTCGCAGCCCACGCAGCCCCACCCCCTTCACCCGTAGCGTGCCGGCTTCGTCCAGCAGCAGCTCGGCCCCGAGCGCGCGCATGCACTCCACGGTGGAGAGGCAGTCTTCACCCTGCAGGAAGTTGCGTATTTCCGCCGTGCCGTCCGCGATCGAGTTGAAAATGGCGGCGCGGTGCGAGATCGACTTGTCGCCCGGGACGTTGATGACCCCGCGGATGCGGCGCGCGGGCGAGACGACGACCTCCACTGGCTGCGGTCCTGTCCGGCTACTCGCGGCGGCGCCGCAGGCGCTCGGCCCGCTCCCGCTCTCGCTCGCGCGTCTCGAGCGACTTGGTCAGCTCGCGCGCTCGTTCCGCCCACATGCTGCCGGCAAGCAGGTTCATGAACGACTGGCTCGGCGACGGCAGGTCGTCCGGGAGGCCGGGCCTCTCGCGCTCGGGCGGGCTTACCAGGAAGTTCTCGCGCTCAAGCTGCGCCTCCGCCAGGGCGCGGAACAGGGCCTCGTCGTCTTCGCCCGCGATCAGGTCCTTCAGCCGCAGCAGCTCGTCGATGTAGCGGTCGATCCAGTGGCTGATGTTCTGCTTGTTGGTGAGGCAGATGTCATGCGCCATCTCCGGCTCTCCCGAAGCCAGGCGCGTCAGGTCCTTGAAGGCCGGCCCGGCCATGCCGGCCAGCTCCGGCCAGGCTGTCGAGCCTCGGGCGAGGCCGAAGAGCGCTACGGAGGCCACCAGCGGCACGTGGCTGATGGCAGCGGCGTAGGCGTCGTGCTCATCGGCGTCGAGGAACATGGGCCGCGCGCCCAGCGTCTCGGCCAGCCCGATGACAGCGTTTACGGCGCCAGGACCGGCGTCCACGGCCGGGACGATCACATAAGGGCGGTCCCGGAAGAGGCCCGGCTCCGCGGCCTGCGGTCCGGACTGCTCCTTGCCCGCCATCGGGTGGCCGCCCACGAAGTGCACTCCGGGCGGCAGTATCTCTCGCGCCCAGCGCATGACCGCGCCCTTCGTGCTCGCCGTGTCAGTGACGACCGCGCCCTTCTGCAAGTGCGGCGCGATCTCCCGCATGACCTTCTCGACGGCGATTATCGGCGTGGCGATCACGATTATCGCCGACTCGGCCGCGAGCTGCTCGAGCGACCGCGCCAGCGCGTCCACGGCGCCGTACTTGAGCGCCCGCCCTTCGACCTCGCGGTCGCGGTCGAAGCCCAGTACTGTCGTGTCGCGCAGCCCGGCGTTCCGGAGCGCCAGCCCTATCGAGCCTCCGATCAGCCCGAGCCCAATGATGCCGACCTTGCCCATTGCTCCCTCGCCTTCCCCCGCCTAGGACCGGTCGTCCGCGGCGCGAAGCACAGCTATTTTATCGTGCTCGTGTTCGGGCACACTACCGCTTATGTAACGTACCGTCGCCTCGCTCGACCCCGCCCTGGCTGCCAGCGCCGCCCCGAGGCTGGCGTGATGCACCAGCCGGTAGGCCGCGGCAGCGGCCGCGCGAGCTCGAGGCGCGCCCGAGGGTTCGGCGCCACGCGCCAGCAACCTCACCAGCCACGGTGCGGCCACGTAGGCCACGCGAAGCCATAGCGGCACGCGGCCCTTGCCGCAGTCGTGCAGGAGGCCCGCCGCCAGGAGGTCGCGGTCGGCGTGGTGGTCGCGCAGCAGGTGCTCCATCACGCGGATGCCGTGACGCTGGTCGCGCACCTCCATCGACTCGAACAGCGCCAGCTCGCCCTCGTTGAGGACGCTGCGCACGAGATCTCCGTGATGCTCCTCGAACCTGGGGAAGAGGGCGAGGAGAAATTGCCGCGCGCGGTAGGCGGTCCTAGCCAAGAGCACGCGCATCGCCCCCCGAGAAGAGCTCCGTGAGGCCGTTGATGAGCGGAGACATGACCTCGTGCAGGACGCTCACCTGGCCTCGAGAGACGAAGGGCAGGATGAGGAGCAGCATCAGGATCGCCGGCCCGTACGGCTCGAGTCGGGCCAGCGAGCGCCCGAGGTCCCTCGGCAGCAGGCCGACGGCCACCGCGAAGCCGTCCAGCGGCGCAATTGGCAGGAGGTTGAAGACGGCCAGGATGACGTTGAAGATGACCAGCGAAGTCAGGAACAGTCCCGCGTAGTCGGCAGTTTCCCAGCCGCTGGTGCGCACGATTAGGAAGGGGCTGCGCCACGGCGCCAGGTCAAGGTTTATCGGGATCGACGCGACTGCCGCCAGCAGCAGGTTCGATAGCGGGCCGGCGGCCGCCACCATGGCCCGGCCCGCCTCCGGGCCGTTACGCAGGCGGTTCGGGTTCACCATCACGGGCTTGCCCCAGCCAAACCCCACCAGCAGCATGAAGAAGGTGCCGACTGGCTCCAGGTGGCGCAAGGGGTTCAGCGAGATGCGCCCCATGGCCCGCGGCGTCCGGTCGCCCAGCCGGTCGGCCACCACCGCGTGACAGCATTCGTGGAAGGATATGCCCGCCACCAGCGCGACGAGCACGGCGCCGAAGAAGGTCAGGAAGAGGAGAAGGCCCTCGCTTAGGAGGTCGGAGTAGGTTACGAGCAAGGGCAGCGCCTCAAATCGAATTCACTATAGCACTCAGCCCTCTCCATCAGGGCGCGGCCCAACTTTGCGGATAGAGGCGGTGCATAGGCGCGTTCTCGACCAAGTGAATCCATCGTTCAGTTTGTCGTATCGGCTTCCCTTGACCCTTACGGGGACTGTACCTAGAGTTGTGCCAAGCTTCGCAGACTTGGGAAGAATGTGCCAATAGACATCCCCGCCGTCGTAATCGACCGGCTGCCCGTCTACGCCAGGGCGCTGACCTCTCTCGAAGAACAAGGCCGTGATGTGGTCAGCTCCCAGGAACTGGGGACTATGCTGGGCGTGACCCCCGCCCAGATCCGCAAGGACCTCAGCTACTTCGGGCGCTTCGGCAAGCAGGGCCGCGGCTACAACGTCCGCCGCCTTGCCCAGGAATTGCGCCAGATCCTCGGGCTGGACCGCCAGTGGTCCATGGTCCTGGTCGGCGTCGGCCACCTCGGCATGGCCATCCTCTCGTACGACGGCTTCCAACCCCAGGGCTTCATCATCGTCGACGCCTTCGACGCAGACCCCGCCATCATCGGCACCAGGGTCGGCGGCCTCACCGTGCGCGATGTGGCCGAGTTGCCCGAGTACCTCAAACGCCGCCACGTGGACATTGGCATCGTAGCGACGCCTGCCGCCGCTGCCGCCACGATCATCGAAACGCTGGTCAATGGCGGCGTCCGTTCGATCCTGAACTACGCCCCCGTGGCGATGCACGTCCCCGAGTCCGTGCAGATCAAGAACATCGACCCCGTGCTTGCCCTGCAGAGCATGACCTTCTACCTGAAGGCCGGCGTCCCCGCCAAGTAAGGTCTCGACTGGCCTATCCGAGGAGCTCCCTGGCCCGCTTCGCCAGTAAGCGCTCGGCGCCCTCGCACATCCACTCCACCACCTCGGCGGCCGGTCGCACGGCCGGGACCATCCCGGCAGACTGGCCGTAGAGCACGGCGCGGACTTCAGGGTCTGCCCGCCGTTCGCCTTCGAGCAACCGCTGCCGTATCTCCTCCCGCCGCTCCCGGACCTCCTGCTCGCGGCCCTCCCACTCGCGCGTGAAGGCGTTACGCCGGACCCTCTCGCCTATGCCGGGAGGCCACGGGGCGCCGCTCAGGATGTCATAGACCTGCGTATGCACGGTGTCCTGGCCGTCACTCCTGACGACCAGCTCCTTGTAGAAGTCCGGCACTTCCAGGCACTCCGGCGTGGCCAGGAACGGCGTGCCGGCCATTGCTCCCTCCGCGCCGGCTGCCAGGACCGCGGCAAGGGCCCTCGGGCTGCCGATGCCGCCCGCTGCCAGCACTGCCGCCTCGCCCGCCATGTCCAGCGCCATCGACAGCAGCGGCAGCGTCATCATGTAGCCGCTGTGGCCGCCCGCCTCGTTGCCCTGCACCACGATCGCGTCCGCGCCCAGGTCGACCGCCTGGCGCACGCCCTCCAGAGTCTGGACCTGCAGCAACACGCGCCTTCCCGCCGCCTGTGCCCGCCTCACCCACTCCGAGGGGTCGCCGAAGGAGAAGATCAAGACAGGCACGTCCTCCTCCAGGCACACCCGGAACGTCTCCTCCCGCAGGAACGCCGAGATGAAACCGACGCCGAAGTCAGCGCTGGTACGCGACCGCGCGAGGCGCGCCTGCGCCCGGACCCACTCGGGCCCTTCGCGGTTGATGCCGCCGAAGGTCCCCAGGCCCCCGGCGTTCGAGACCGCAGCGGCGAGGGCGCCGCCGCTGTGGTTCGCCATCGGCGCGGACACCAGTGGATAGCGCAGGCCGAAGCGCTCGCTGAACCGTGTCTTCAGCACGGCCCGCCCGCTGCCTGAGCCAGCCTGGTCAGTAGCTGATACCGGTGCCGCGCCCCTTGGCGACCACTTTGCCGTCGCTGAGGCGGGTGAATACCGTCTCCGTCGTCGTGATGATCATCGGGCCGATGCTGCCGGTGCGTTCCTGGATGTCGACGGTACGGCTGCGCGACTCGAGGACGTCGCCGGCGCAGATGACGTCGAAGTACTCGTACTCGTTCCCGGCGTTGAGGCCGCGTGTCATCCCGCCCGGGCGGCGCCGTGGCGCCGCCTGCTCGCCCGCTACCCTCGGGTTGAAGACCGGCGTACCGAGGTAGCCGGGCGGCGCCACAAGGTCGCGGTAGCCGCGCTTCTGCGCCTCCTCGACGTCGTAGAAGATCGGGTCCGTGTGCCCGACGGCCCGCGCGAACATGCGGATGCCCGTGCGCGAGACCTCGCGGATGGTGGGCGGGCCCTCGCGGCCGATGCTGGCGCGCATCTCGTCGGTGATGTGGGACTGCTGTTCGGTGGTCATGTGGCCTCCGGTCGCTTCGCTGACGGCTTCCGCGGGGTGGCGTCAGGTTACGGCAGGCAGGCCGTGGAGACAATACGGAGCGGTGTTGGTGAGGTCAGGACGCAGTAGCTAAGCCCGGAAGGCCCGCCGCCCGCGCGGGC contains:
- a CDS encoding nitronate monooxygenase, with the translated sequence MLKTRFSERFGLRYPLVSAPMANHSGGALAAAVSNAGGLGTFGGINREGPEWVRAQARLARSRTSADFGVGFISAFLREETFRVCLEEDVPVLIFSFGDPSEWVRRAQAAGRRVLLQVQTLEGVRQAVDLGADAIVVQGNEAGGHSGYMMTLPLLSMALDMAGEAAVLAAGGIGSPRALAAVLAAGAEGAMAGTPFLATPECLEVPDFYKELVVRSDGQDTVHTQVYDILSGAPWPPGIGERVRRNAFTREWEGREQEVRERREEIRQRLLEGERRADPEVRAVLYGQSAGMVPAVRPAAEVVEWMCEGAERLLAKRARELLG
- a CDS encoding MaoC family dehydratase N-terminal domain-containing protein, whose translation is MTTEQQSHITDEMRASIGREGPPTIREVSRTGIRMFARAVGHTDPIFYDVEEAQKRGYRDLVAPPGYLGTPVFNPRVAGEQAAPRRRPGGMTRGLNAGNEYEYFDVICAGDVLESRSRTVDIQERTGSIGPMIITTTETVFTRLSDGKVVAKGRGTGISY
- a CDS encoding prephenate dehydrogenase/arogenate dehydrogenase family protein; the protein is MGKVGIIGLGLIGGSIGLALRNAGLRDTTVLGFDRDREVEGRALKYGAVDALARSLEQLAAESAIIVIATPIIAVEKVMREIAPHLQKGAVVTDTASTKGAVMRWAREILPPGVHFVGGHPMAGKEQSGPQAAEPGLFRDRPYVIVPAVDAGPGAVNAVIGLAETLGARPMFLDADEHDAYAAAISHVPLVASVALFGLARGSTAWPELAGMAGPAFKDLTRLASGEPEMAHDICLTNKQNISHWIDRYIDELLRLKDLIAGEDDEALFRALAEAQLERENFLVSPPERERPGLPDDLPSPSQSFMNLLAGSMWAERARELTKSLETRERERERAERLRRRRE
- a CDS encoding redox-sensing transcriptional repressor Rex, whose amino-acid sequence is MPIDIPAVVIDRLPVYARALTSLEEQGRDVVSSQELGTMLGVTPAQIRKDLSYFGRFGKQGRGYNVRRLAQELRQILGLDRQWSMVLVGVGHLGMAILSYDGFQPQGFIIVDAFDADPAIIGTRVGGLTVRDVAELPEYLKRRHVDIGIVATPAAAAATIIETLVNGGVRSILNYAPVAMHVPESVQIKNIDPVLALQSMTFYLKAGVPAK
- the aroA gene encoding 3-phosphoshikimate 1-carboxyvinyltransferase, with product MEVVVSPARRIRGVINVPGDKSISHRAAIFNSIADGTAEIRNFLQGEDCLSTVECMRALGAELLLDEAGTLRVKGVGLRGLREPANVLDSGNSGTTMRLLAGLLAGQPFFSVLTGDESLRRRPMGRVLEPLRAMGATCLARDRDYAPIAILGGGLFGCTYRTPVASAQVKSSLILAALYADSASTIIEPMTSRDHTERMLRAMGAHVMADGTTIHVSPAESLNPVDLRVPGDISAAAFWMVLAAAHRDAEITLPAVGVNPTRTGVIDALRSMGAAVEVTEERVWGGEPVADIRVRSSPLTGVELSGPTVLSAMDEVPVLAVAAALANGRTVIRDAEELRVKESDRIATVIEGLRRMGVEAEERPDGMVIEGRGRLSGALLESEGDHRLAMAWAVAGLTAQGETTVAGAEAVEISYPSFWRDLGLLGGEARAAP
- a CDS encoding site-2 protease family protein; its protein translation is MLVTYSDLLSEGLLLFLTFFGAVLVALVAGISFHECCHAVVADRLGDRTPRAMGRISLNPLRHLEPVGTFFMLLVGFGWGKPVMVNPNRLRNGPEAGRAMVAAAGPLSNLLLAAVASIPINLDLAPWRSPFLIVRTSGWETADYAGLFLTSLVIFNVILAVFNLLPIAPLDGFAVAVGLLPRDLGRSLARLEPYGPAILMLLLILPFVSRGQVSVLHEVMSPLINGLTELFSGGDARALG